The Brachyhypopomus gauderio isolate BG-103 chromosome 17, BGAUD_0.2, whole genome shotgun sequence genome includes a window with the following:
- the znf365 gene encoding protein ZNF365 isoform X1 yields MWSSHVTAAGPGLYRQMIRRLVLFDMQQKLCTRNTTLFVENGQACGAGVSAQLQFRCPRCSEREGFHSLAALRAHLEYSHASPAGHDLSLLASRGRSHSETQTAKDVCSDACLDAHVSGRGEHALPFSSEPPPAPPPPPPADRPADEHLDRPQSPEESPTPSGGAAPSGGRLLSPVASVGQRLEGMMRMANSSMERRLLRLSSALAQTDTALLCERAHWHHLAQERQEVLERERALSRQVDAAVMVIATLRQQLTVSEHELERREQEVKTIQKFLEAAAHHEMCGKVRLRRFIENLLRRIALAERLLEYYQCTPHQHYCPAHPTPRSTEFGPQRITKHRSTGEQLVHDEEEQGPPSGWRPARSPGSREGHHVWLQRRRSDGYEV; encoded by the exons ATGTGGTCATCACATGTCACGGCAGCTGGACCGGGCTTATACCGCCAGATGATAAGACGTTTA GTTCTCTTTGACATGCAGCAGAAGTTGTGCACCCGCAACACGACGTTGTTTGTGGAGAACGGCCAGGCGTGTGGCGCGGGCGTCTCGGCCCAGCTCCAGTTCCGGTGCCCCCGGTGCAGTGAGCGTGAGGGCTTCCACAGCCTGGCAGCACTGCGGGCACACCTGGAGTACAGCCACGCGTCCCCGGCTGGGCATGACCTAAGCCTCCTGGCCAGCAGGGGTCGCTCACATTCCGAGACCCAGACGGCGAAAGACGTGTGCTCGGACGCGTGCTTGGACGCTCACGTGTCCGGGAGAGGGGAGCACGCGCTGCCGTTCAGCTCGGAGcccccaccagcaccaccaccaccaccaccagccgaCAGACCTGCCGACGAGCACCTGGACCGGCCGCAGTCCCCGGAGGAGAGCCCGACCCCGAGCGGCGGGGCGGCTCCCTCGGGCGGCCGGCTCCTCTCCCCGGTGGCCTCCGTCGGGCAGAGGCTGGAGGGCATGATGAGGATGGCCAACAGCAGTATGGAGCGCCGGTTGCTCCGCCTCAGCTCGGCGCTGGCTCAGACGGACACGGCGCTCCTGTGCGAGCGCGCTCACTGGCACCACCTGGCCCAGGAGAGGCAGGAGGTGCTGGAGCGCGAGAGGGCCCTCAGCAGGCAGGTGGACGCCGCCGTGATGGTCATCGCCACGCTGCGGCAGCAGCTCACCGTCTCCGAGCACGAGCTGGAGAGGCGGGAACA GGAAGTGAAAACCATTCAGAAATTTCTGGAGGCCGCAGCGCATCACGAGATGTGCGGGAAGGTCCGTTTACGCCGGTTCATCGAGAACCTCCTGCGCAGGATCGCACTGGCCGAGAGACTGCTGGAGTACTACCAGTGCACCCCCCACCAGCACTACTGCCCAGCTCACCCC ACACCTCGTTCAACTGAGTTTGGTCCCCAAAGAATAACCAAACACAG GTCCACAGGAGAGCAGCTGGTCCACGATGAGGAGGAGCAGGGGCCTCCGTCTGGGTGGAGGCCGGCTCGGAGCCCTGGGAGCAGAGAGGGCCACCACGTCTGGCTCCAGCGCAGGAGATCCGACGGCTACGAGGTTTAA
- the znf365 gene encoding protein ZNF365 isoform X2, with the protein MQQKLCTRNTTLFVENGQACGAGVSAQLQFRCPRCSEREGFHSLAALRAHLEYSHASPAGHDLSLLASRGRSHSETQTAKDVCSDACLDAHVSGRGEHALPFSSEPPPAPPPPPPADRPADEHLDRPQSPEESPTPSGGAAPSGGRLLSPVASVGQRLEGMMRMANSSMERRLLRLSSALAQTDTALLCERAHWHHLAQERQEVLERERALSRQVDAAVMVIATLRQQLTVSEHELERREQEVKTIQKFLEAAAHHEMCGKVRLRRFIENLLRRIALAERLLEYYQCTPHQHYCPAHPTPRSTEFGPQRITKHRSTGEQLVHDEEEQGPPSGWRPARSPGSREGHHVWLQRRRSDGYEV; encoded by the exons ATGCAGCAGAAGTTGTGCACCCGCAACACGACGTTGTTTGTGGAGAACGGCCAGGCGTGTGGCGCGGGCGTCTCGGCCCAGCTCCAGTTCCGGTGCCCCCGGTGCAGTGAGCGTGAGGGCTTCCACAGCCTGGCAGCACTGCGGGCACACCTGGAGTACAGCCACGCGTCCCCGGCTGGGCATGACCTAAGCCTCCTGGCCAGCAGGGGTCGCTCACATTCCGAGACCCAGACGGCGAAAGACGTGTGCTCGGACGCGTGCTTGGACGCTCACGTGTCCGGGAGAGGGGAGCACGCGCTGCCGTTCAGCTCGGAGcccccaccagcaccaccaccaccaccaccagccgaCAGACCTGCCGACGAGCACCTGGACCGGCCGCAGTCCCCGGAGGAGAGCCCGACCCCGAGCGGCGGGGCGGCTCCCTCGGGCGGCCGGCTCCTCTCCCCGGTGGCCTCCGTCGGGCAGAGGCTGGAGGGCATGATGAGGATGGCCAACAGCAGTATGGAGCGCCGGTTGCTCCGCCTCAGCTCGGCGCTGGCTCAGACGGACACGGCGCTCCTGTGCGAGCGCGCTCACTGGCACCACCTGGCCCAGGAGAGGCAGGAGGTGCTGGAGCGCGAGAGGGCCCTCAGCAGGCAGGTGGACGCCGCCGTGATGGTCATCGCCACGCTGCGGCAGCAGCTCACCGTCTCCGAGCACGAGCTGGAGAGGCGGGAACA GGAAGTGAAAACCATTCAGAAATTTCTGGAGGCCGCAGCGCATCACGAGATGTGCGGGAAGGTCCGTTTACGCCGGTTCATCGAGAACCTCCTGCGCAGGATCGCACTGGCCGAGAGACTGCTGGAGTACTACCAGTGCACCCCCCACCAGCACTACTGCCCAGCTCACCCC ACACCTCGTTCAACTGAGTTTGGTCCCCAAAGAATAACCAAACACAG GTCCACAGGAGAGCAGCTGGTCCACGATGAGGAGGAGCAGGGGCCTCCGTCTGGGTGGAGGCCGGCTCGGAGCCCTGGGAGCAGAGAGGGCCACCACGTCTGGCTCCAGCGCAGGAGATCCGACGGCTACGAGGTTTAA